One Arcobacter sp. F2176 genomic region harbors:
- a CDS encoding HAD family hydrolase, whose product MVKVIFFDFDGVILDSMPIRDYGFKKIFKEFPQKEVEDFLVYHNNNGGLSRFHKIEYFYTNILKKTISEKEIEIYANEFSEIMKNELINKKYLISDTLNFIRKNNDNFIYHIVSGSEQKELRFLCKKLDIDKYFKSIEGSPTVKNDLVKNILDKEKYKKEESILIGDSINDYEAALINGISFFGFNNASLKDKGQYLDRFINLEGILNGKL is encoded by the coding sequence ATGGTAAAAGTGATTTTTTTTGATTTTGATGGTGTTATATTAGACTCAATGCCAATTAGAGATTATGGTTTTAAAAAAATATTTAAAGAGTTTCCCCAGAAAGAAGTTGAAGATTTTTTAGTTTATCATAATAATAATGGTGGTTTATCAAGATTTCATAAAATAGAATATTTTTATACTAATATTTTAAAAAAAACTATTTCAGAAAAAGAAATTGAAATATATGCTAATGAGTTTTCTGAAATTATGAAAAATGAACTTATTAACAAAAAGTACCTTATTTCAGATACTTTAAATTTTATTAGAAAAAATAATGATAATTTTATCTATCACATTGTTTCAGGTTCTGAGCAAAAGGAATTGAGATTTTTATGTAAAAAATTAGATATAGATAAATACTTTAAATCAATAGAAGGTTCGCCTACTGTTAAGAATGATTTAGTAAAAAATATTTTAGATAAAGAAAAATATAAAAAAGAAGAGTCAATTTTAATTGGAGATAGTATAAACGATTATGAGGCTGCTTTGATAAATGGCATAAGTTTTTTTGGATTTAATAATGCTTCCTTAAAAGATAAAGGTCAATATTTAGATAGGTTTATAAATTTAGAAGGAATATTGAATGGGAAGCTTTAA
- a CDS encoding glycosyltransferase has protein sequence MRIAVIVRSLKYGGMERAACNQSDAFYLAGHEADLIYFSNKEKNIMPNQKAVNVIQIDLNSMMKSSLIGRSWDIISKLSNMILRKTYPVVSGIYTSKIFEEKFKELEKNKKYDLILIRGQGTFEQIWRFKDKRSVRICVNVSKKNYSTFIDKIMSRCYYNNVKVNCNSEGSREFYVEKFKRENIDVISLDTIKNPFFTQKVIDLSKEKNNKIPNTPYILGLGRLVKTKNFGLLIDSYYELKTKYNLMHKLILVGDGDDKAILEEKCKFLNIIDDVIFTGYQSNPYPWIKNSEIIVFTSKKEGLSNVLIESMCCKTRILITKSPGGMLEMMQGNLSNNIAENNKDDIALKINNILNKEKEFYYSDYEKLLSLFNPSEVVKKWIDMYVKKDLNV, from the coding sequence ATGAGAATTGCAGTGATTGTAAGAAGTTTAAAATATGGAGGAATGGAAAGAGCTGCTTGTAATCAATCAGATGCCTTCTATTTAGCTGGACATGAAGCTGATCTAATTTATTTTTCAAATAAAGAAAAGAACATAATGCCAAATCAAAAGGCTGTTAATGTTATACAGATTGATTTAAATTCAATGATGAAAAGTTCTTTAATTGGTCGCTCATGGGATATTATTTCAAAATTATCAAATATGATATTAAGGAAAACATATCCAGTAGTTAGTGGTATTTATACTAGTAAAATTTTTGAAGAAAAATTTAAAGAACTTGAGAAGAATAAAAAGTATGATTTGATTTTAATTAGAGGTCAAGGTACATTTGAACAAATTTGGAGATTTAAAGATAAAAGAAGTGTAAGAATTTGCGTAAATGTTTCAAAAAAGAATTATTCAACTTTTATTGATAAGATAATGAGTCGATGCTACTATAATAATGTAAAAGTTAATTGTAACTCAGAAGGGTCAAGAGAATTTTATGTTGAAAAGTTTAAAAGAGAAAATATAGATGTTATTTCTTTAGATACTATAAAAAATCCATTTTTTACTCAAAAAGTAATTGATTTATCAAAAGAAAAAAATAATAAAATACCAAATACCCCATATATCTTAGGGTTGGGAAGATTAGTTAAAACAAAAAATTTTGGATTATTAATAGATAGTTATTATGAATTAAAAACTAAATATAATTTAATGCATAAACTCATCTTAGTAGGAGATGGAGATGATAAAGCTATTTTGGAAGAAAAATGTAAATTTCTAAATATTATCGATGATGTCATATTTACTGGTTATCAAAGTAATCCTTACCCATGGATTAAGAATTCTGAAATTATCGTTTTTACTTCTAAAAAAGAAGGATTGTCTAATGTTTTAATAGAGTCTATGTGTTGTAAAACTAGAATATTGATAACAAAGTCTCCGGGTGGAATGTTAGAAATGATGCAAGGTAACTTATCTAATAATATAGCAGAAAATAATAAAGATGATATTGCACTAAAGATCAATAATATCTTAAATAAAGAAAAAGAGTTTTATTATAGTGATTATGAAAAATTGTTATCATTATTTAATCCATCTGAAGTTGTAAAAAAATGGATTGATATGTATGTAAAAAAGGATTTAAATGTTTGA
- a CDS encoding LTA synthase family protein gives MNDNIMSRVLNIFKKLLFVHLVFLIFMSIFRLYFFNYYSPIDDLSEFYSDIFNAFLLGFRIDLTVIGYIQVIPTLFLIFLYYIKKEKLIVYFEIFLVYYLFICYLLVSIFLGADFGFYSYFKEHINIIFFGLMDDDTKALLVTFWQNYNVIMILSVFFVYLVLLFILINKIFKISNKNYKTFFGIKYSVIIFLIFFILNFLAVRGTFGMYPLGKMVPNISTNEFINKVSQNGVRAFTNALDAREKYLSKHYDLIQSTGYKNNIEKAFEVYKGNSNIDKKNLLSNITNQTLKIDNKDYNVVVIMVESFGKPILKYQSDKFNILGSLKKHFEEDTLFTNFISEGDGTISSLQSMILNIPHRPGSFAFSQSIYKQTPFTFSPAFLYKSNGYETSFIYGGDLTWRSLGQFLKYQSYDHVEGKINIFNSLKDKSKSDDFYFHPWGIYDQYLMSYILNKLENSKKKQLIVALTTNNHPPYNVPADYKRNSLIFSDDLKKHITGDLDLAKERFASYAYAIDQIGIFLDEFKKTKFKDNTIIAITADNNTIDGIMKYDNNKVLNSKNIPLYFYIPKELKEKLKIDTKVAGSHKDIFPTLYNLTLKNQEYISIGENLFDKTKKHYGFNGSLIVNSESETKKFKSFSEKKQPLLEYYKASLAISQYLIEKEYKNHKGKK, from the coding sequence ATGAACGATAATATAATGTCTAGGGTACTTAATATATTTAAAAAACTATTATTTGTACACCTTGTTTTTTTGATTTTTATGTCTATTTTTAGGCTGTATTTTTTTAATTATTACTCACCAATAGATGATTTAAGTGAGTTTTATTCAGATATTTTCAATGCTTTTTTATTAGGTTTTAGAATTGATTTGACTGTAATTGGATATATTCAAGTTATACCTACACTTTTTTTGATATTTTTATATTATATTAAAAAAGAAAAATTGATAGTTTATTTTGAAATTTTCTTAGTATATTATTTATTTATTTGTTATTTATTAGTAAGTATATTTTTGGGTGCAGATTTTGGGTTTTACTCATACTTTAAAGAACATATAAATATTATATTTTTTGGTCTTATGGATGATGATACTAAAGCTTTACTAGTTACATTTTGGCAAAATTATAATGTAATTATGATTCTATCTGTATTTTTTGTATATTTAGTTTTACTTTTTATTTTAATAAATAAAATATTCAAGATTAGTAATAAAAATTATAAAACATTTTTTGGTATAAAATATTCAGTAATTATATTTCTAATTTTCTTTATATTAAATTTTCTAGCAGTTAGAGGAACTTTTGGAATGTATCCTTTAGGTAAAATGGTACCTAATATATCAACAAATGAGTTTATCAATAAAGTATCTCAAAATGGAGTTCGAGCATTTACAAATGCTTTAGATGCCCGAGAAAAATATTTATCAAAACATTATGATTTAATACAAAGTACAGGATATAAAAATAATATTGAAAAAGCTTTTGAAGTGTATAAAGGTAATTCAAATATTGATAAAAAGAATCTTTTATCAAATATTACAAATCAAACATTAAAGATAGACAATAAAGATTATAATGTAGTTGTAATAATGGTAGAGAGCTTTGGTAAACCTATATTAAAATATCAAAGTGATAAGTTTAATATATTAGGATCTTTAAAAAAACATTTTGAAGAAGATACTTTATTTACTAACTTTATTTCAGAAGGTGATGGAACAATATCTAGCTTACAATCAATGATTTTAAATATACCCCATAGACCAGGTTCTTTTGCCTTTTCTCAATCTATTTATAAGCAAACACCATTTACTTTTTCACCTGCATTTTTATATAAATCAAATGGATATGAAACAAGTTTTATTTATGGTGGAGACTTGACTTGGAGAAGTTTAGGGCAATTTCTAAAATACCAAAGTTATGATCATGTAGAAGGTAAAATTAATATTTTTAATAGTTTAAAAGATAAATCAAAAAGTGATGACTTTTATTTCCACCCATGGGGAATTTATGATCAGTATTTAATGTCTTATATTTTAAATAAACTTGAAAATTCTAAGAAAAAACAATTAATTGTTGCTTTAACAACGAATAATCATCCTCCTTACAATGTTCCAGCAGATTATAAAAGAAATAGTTTAATATTTAGTGATGACTTAAAAAAACACATTACTGGAGACTTGGATTTAGCAAAAGAGAGATTTGCATCATATGCTTATGCCATCGATCAAATTGGTATTTTTTTAGATGAATTTAAAAAAACAAAATTTAAAGATAATACAATTATTGCAATAACTGCTGATAATAATACAATTGATGGAATAATGAAGTATGATAATAATAAAGTATTAAATTCAAAAAATATTCCTTTGTATTTTTATATTCCAAAAGAGTTAAAGGAAAAATTAAAAATAGATACAAAGGTTGCAGGATCACACAAAGACATATTCCCTACATTGTATAATTTGACATTAAAAAATCAAGAATATATCTCTATTGGAGAGAACTTATTTGATAAAACAAAAAAACACTATGGGTTCAATGGTTCTTTGATAGTCAATTCAGAAAGTGAAACTAAAAAATTTAAAAGTTTTAGTGAAAAAAAACAACCACTGTTAGAGTATTATAAAGCTTCTTTAGCAATCTCTCAATACTTAATAGAAAAAGAGTATAAAAATCATAAAGGTAAAAAATGA
- a CDS encoding kinase has protein sequence MNKEFEIFALNEYKNSSFDILSFYYEDKKYWLKKARATKSSLSHKIYYKLFKLELIAPVEEKSAKEALVFETNKLIKFKSLGIDVPSIIFKNEEFFVLEDSGKNINSYIRKRDAKKEDINFYIKESINAITNIHIKNEYHGGAQARNLTYKNQKVYAIDLEDSFDERNIDLKTLQFRDFLLFLLSLTKIRAKVEIDYENLINKYIEQTGNCDFKKRLNKLAKKIYFFIKLSKVSFIRKRLGNDVLLFFKLFDILYNLKDDI, from the coding sequence ATGAATAAAGAGTTTGAGATATTTGCTTTAAATGAGTATAAAAATAGTTCTTTTGATATACTTTCTTTTTATTATGAGGATAAAAAATATTGGCTAAAGAAAGCAAGAGCTACTAAATCTTCTTTAAGTCACAAAATTTATTATAAACTTTTTAAATTAGAATTAATTGCCCCTGTTGAAGAAAAAAGTGCAAAAGAGGCTTTAGTATTTGAAACTAATAAATTAATTAAATTTAAAAGTTTAGGTATAGATGTTCCTTCTATCATTTTTAAAAACGAAGAATTTTTTGTATTAGAAGATAGTGGGAAGAATATAAATTCATATATTAGAAAAAGAGATGCAAAAAAAGAAGATATAAACTTTTATATTAAAGAATCTATTAATGCAATAACTAATATTCATATAAAAAATGAATATCATGGTGGGGCTCAGGCAAGAAACTTAACTTATAAAAATCAGAAAGTATATGCTATTGATTTGGAAGATAGTTTTGATGAAAGAAATATTGATTTAAAAACATTACAGTTTCGTGATTTTTTACTTTTTTTATTATCTTTAACAAAAATTAGAGCAAAAGTTGAAATAGATTATGAAAACTTAATTAATAAATATATTGAACAAACAGGAAACTGTGATTTTAAAAAAAGATTAAATAAACTTGCAAAAAAAATATATTTTTTTATTAAATTAAGTAAAGTTAGCTTTATAAGAAAACGACTCGGGAATGATGTACTCTTATTTTTTAAACTTTTTGATATTTTATATAATTTGAAGGATGATATTTAA
- a CDS encoding lipid A biosynthesis lauroyl acyltransferase, with protein MKRKIKDYYRYVLYKFFRFIFIITPHSILKPILIFSAKLVNKYNKRFNKVVEANLYLAFGNTLSQKRKEEIKFNSYKSLFFNMYEFIENQKISKEDLFKKANFENEHYIIDAIKNNRKIIFITAHYGGWEIALPYVALKFGTLAVVNRKMDNPLINKLYIEARDRNNIIMLEKKVAAKGMLKALKNNNHVAVVIDQHIKDGVEVEFFDKKVLATDATSRLSLKLDAIIIPIFSVMNDFRNYTLKVYEPLDPRNIEFKTEDKIKEFTKMQSDIIEIQIKETPDFWFWQHKRWKKFYKEIYK; from the coding sequence ATGAAGAGAAAGATTAAAGATTATTATAGATATGTTTTGTATAAATTTTTTAGATTTATATTTATTATAACTCCACATTCTATTTTAAAACCAATACTTATATTTTCAGCAAAATTAGTTAATAAATATAATAAAAGATTTAATAAAGTGGTAGAAGCAAATTTGTATTTAGCTTTTGGAAATACTCTTTCACAAAAAAGAAAAGAAGAAATAAAGTTTAACTCTTATAAATCTTTATTTTTCAATATGTATGAATTTATAGAAAATCAAAAGATTTCAAAAGAGGATCTTTTTAAAAAGGCTAACTTTGAAAATGAACATTACATTATAGATGCAATTAAAAATAACAGAAAAATTATATTTATTACTGCGCATTATGGTGGGTGGGAAATTGCACTTCCGTATGTTGCCTTAAAATTTGGTACGCTAGCCGTTGTAAATAGAAAAATGGATAATCCTTTAATAAATAAGCTTTATATAGAAGCAAGGGATAGAAATAATATAATAATGTTAGAAAAGAAGGTAGCAGCAAAAGGTATGTTAAAAGCTCTTAAAAACAATAATCATGTTGCTGTTGTAATTGATCAACACATAAAAGATGGAGTTGAAGTAGAATTTTTTGATAAAAAAGTACTTGCAACTGATGCTACTTCACGATTATCATTAAAGCTCGATGCAATAATAATTCCTATTTTCTCTGTAATGAATGATTTTAGAAATTATACTTTAAAGGTCTATGAACCTCTTGACCCTAGAAATATTGAGTTTAAAACTGAGGATAAGATAAAAGAGTTTACAAAAATGCAATCAGATATTATAGAAATACAAATAAAAGAAACTCCTGATTTTTGGTTTTGGCAACATAAGAGATGGAAGAAATTTTATAAAGAAATTTACAAGTAA
- the waaC gene encoding lipopolysaccharide heptosyltransferase I, producing MNQIRKLAIVKLSAMGDIIHAMVALQFIKKNNPNILIDWFVEESFSQVLDNNPHIDNIYKLNLKSIKKNKLEIFNQIKLIKSYSKNNYDLVIDAQGLIKSAIVSRLLSKDVAGFDKESIREKSASYFYNKKVSISYEKNTIDRNAKVISNPLGFDITSKMILEKDPFLFYKDENKIIYDYLSNDKKNILFIIGASWKSKMYSKEKFAKIANNTNENCLIVWGSEEEKKIAEYIERHSCAQIMPKLDLNTLKALVSHSHLIIGNDTGPTHMAWALNVPSITIFGNTPGYRNTYETKINKILESNSKVNPHKLDKSDFSIKDVDEKYIVKVAKEILYEEKD from the coding sequence ATGAATCAAATTAGAAAGCTTGCAATTGTAAAACTGTCTGCAATGGGTGATATTATTCATGCCATGGTTGCTTTGCAATTTATAAAAAAAAATAATCCAAATATTTTAATTGACTGGTTTGTAGAAGAGAGTTTTTCTCAAGTTTTAGACAACAACCCACACATAGATAATATTTATAAACTAAATTTAAAATCAATCAAAAAGAATAAACTAGAAATATTTAATCAAATAAAACTAATAAAAAGTTATTCTAAAAATAATTATGATTTAGTTATAGATGCACAAGGGTTGATTAAATCAGCAATAGTATCAAGGTTATTATCAAAAGATGTTGCTGGATTTGATAAAGAATCAATTAGAGAAAAAAGTGCTTCGTATTTTTATAATAAAAAAGTATCTATATCTTATGAAAAAAATACAATTGATAGAAATGCAAAAGTAATATCAAATCCTTTAGGTTTTGATATTACTTCTAAAATGATATTAGAAAAAGACCCTTTTTTATTTTATAAGGATGAAAATAAAATAATCTATGACTATTTAAGTAATGATAAAAAGAATATTCTTTTTATCATTGGTGCTAGTTGGAAAAGTAAGATGTATTCTAAAGAAAAATTCGCTAAAATTGCTAATAATACAAATGAGAATTGTTTAATTGTTTGGGGAAGTGAAGAAGAAAAAAAGATTGCAGAATATATTGAAAGGCATTCATGTGCTCAAATAATGCCAAAGCTTGATTTGAATACTTTAAAAGCATTAGTTAGTCATTCTCATCTAATCATAGGGAATGATACAGGACCTACACACATGGCATGGGCCTTAAATGTACCTTCAATTACCATATTTGGTAATACACCTGGGTATAGAAATACATATGAAACAAAAATAAATAAAATTCTTGAGTCAAACTCAAAAGTTAACCCTCATAAATTAGATAAAAGTGATTTCTCAATTAAAGATGTAGATGAGAAGTATATTGTTAAAGTAGCAAAGGAAATTCTTTATGAAGAGAAAGATTAA
- a CDS encoding Ppx/GppA phosphatase family protein: MAKITTVIDIGSNSMRMVVMQKSSRFAFHLVNETKARVKISEGSYENGGNLQEIPMERAFNSLKSFLNISKCLKSRKIFCVATSAMRDAPNSKIFVNRVKNELGLDIKVIDGTKEAYFGGVAALNLIKADDFVTVDIGGGSTEFAIVKNKNIEHVLSLDIGTVRLGELFFSKGDMEGAKKYILNKLEELKSCGYEIPSTVIGIGGSIRALSKVIMKKNYYPLDVLHGFKYNVNSNIDLFEAIFNSKNNNTLKLLGIKKDRYDTIKEGTFIFSTILNELNIQEVITSGAGVREGVYLTDLLRNSNCKFPNNFNVSVRSLLDRFQVDEKTSAYNGANARKIFDVLKPIHQLDDKYRTLLVIASKLHSIGNSLNFYKGNDSTADFILNGLNYDFLHSSRVTVAHIIKFSKKSLPMQRDIIRHKMLLPPLETMQWLSFMISLNLLINNDLSAPKVEYNLKDSILCIDMDCDIYLVKSEIDKLQMPKGIKINIK, encoded by the coding sequence ATGGCTAAGATTACAACTGTTATAGACATTGGGTCTAACTCAATGCGTATGGTTGTGATGCAAAAAAGTAGCCGTTTCGCTTTTCATCTTGTAAACGAAACAAAAGCAAGAGTTAAAATCTCTGAAGGCTCGTATGAAAATGGTGGGAATTTACAAGAAATTCCCATGGAAAGAGCTTTTAACTCTTTAAAATCCTTCTTAAATATCTCAAAATGTTTAAAATCTAGAAAAATCTTTTGTGTAGCAACTTCTGCTATGAGAGATGCTCCCAATTCAAAAATCTTTGTAAATAGAGTAAAAAATGAATTAGGTTTAGATATTAAAGTAATTGATGGTACAAAAGAAGCATATTTTGGTGGAGTTGCTGCTTTAAATTTAATAAAAGCTGATGATTTTGTAACTGTGGATATTGGCGGGGGATCGACCGAATTTGCAATAGTTAAAAATAAAAATATAGAGCATGTTTTATCTTTAGATATTGGAACAGTTAGGTTAGGGGAACTGTTTTTTTCTAAAGGAGATATGGAAGGTGCTAAAAAATATATTTTAAATAAACTAGAAGAACTCAAATCTTGTGGATATGAAATACCAAGTACTGTAATAGGTATTGGTGGAAGTATAAGAGCTTTGAGTAAAGTTATTATGAAAAAAAATTATTATCCTTTAGATGTTCTTCATGGCTTTAAATATAATGTAAATTCAAATATAGATTTATTTGAAGCTATATTTAACTCAAAAAATAATAATACTTTGAAACTCTTAGGTATAAAAAAAGATAGATATGACACAATAAAAGAGGGAACTTTTATCTTCTCTACTATTTTAAATGAGTTAAATATACAAGAAGTTATAACATCTGGAGCAGGTGTTAGAGAAGGCGTTTATTTAACTGATTTATTAAGAAACTCTAATTGTAAATTCCCAAATAATTTTAATGTAAGTGTTCGAAGTCTGCTTGATAGATTTCAAGTTGATGAAAAAACAAGTGCGTATAATGGTGCAAATGCAAGAAAAATATTTGATGTGTTAAAACCAATTCATCAACTAGATGATAAATATAGAACTCTGTTAGTAATTGCCTCAAAACTCCACTCTATTGGGAATAGTCTAAACTTTTATAAAGGAAATGACAGTACGGCTGATTTTATATTAAATGGCTTAAATTATGATTTTTTACACAGCTCTAGAGTTACAGTTGCTCATATTATAAAATTTTCAAAAAAATCATTACCAATGCAAAGAGACATAATCCGACATAAAATGCTTCTACCTCCTTTAGAAACTATGCAATGGCTATCTTTTATGATATCTTTAAATCTTCTAATTAACAATGACCTATCAGCACCCAAAGTAGAGTATAATTTAAAAGATAGTATACTATGTATTGATATGGATTGTGACATTTATCTAGTAAAAAGTGAAATAGATAAATTACAAATGCCAAAGGGCATTAAAATCAATATAAAGTAG
- a CDS encoding YfhL family 4Fe-4S dicluster ferredoxin, whose product MSLIITDECIACDACREECPNMAIEEGDPIYIIDSDRCTECVGHYEEPACVEVCPVDCIIVDPDNQETMEELRFKYNQLQEEEV is encoded by the coding sequence ATGTCTTTAATAATCACAGATGAATGTATCGCTTGCGATGCATGTAGAGAAGAATGTCCTAACATGGCAATTGAAGAGGGTGATCCAATTTATATAATAGATTCTGACAGATGTACTGAATGTGTAGGTCATTATGAAGAGCCTGCGTGTGTTGAAGTTTGTCCCGTTGACTGTATTATAGTTGACCCAGATAACCAAGAAACTATGGAAGAATTGAGATTTAAGTATAATCAACTACAGGAAGAAGAGGTATAA
- a CDS encoding glutamate synthase subunit beta, with amino-acid sequence MLNFTKFERISPEKRDVLQRLKDFGEIYEVFSNGRAKEQADRCMQCGDPYCHTGCPLGNYIPAWLKQTANKNLDLAFALSNETSPFPEILGRICPQDVLCEGACSLNTGHGAISIGAIETHISEKAFEKGMEPKYPGINSDKKVAIIGSGPSGLSAATFLLRRGIQVELFERSDRAGGLLTYGIPGFKLDKTVVQRRVEWLIKAGMKLHLNCEIGKDKSAKDLEEEFDAIYLGIGSTLGNYTGIDGEKSSNVHLAMEFLTAVQKRNFGKTTENFIDVNGKDVIVIGGGDTAMDCVRTSVREGARTVKCLYRRDEANMPGSKKEVVNAKEEGVEYVFNVSPKSFVVEDGNAVKIELLTTSMSEADGSGRQKVVINEGSEYFEEADVIILALGFKPEVPTFLKDLKIKTNSWGGVETDNYITSNKKVYAGGDCQRGAHLAVTASLDGREAAKIILSKLL; translated from the coding sequence ATGTTAAACTTTACTAAATTTGAAAGAATAAGTCCTGAAAAAAGAGATGTTCTACAAAGATTAAAAGATTTTGGTGAGATATATGAAGTTTTTAGTAATGGAAGAGCAAAAGAACAAGCTGATAGATGTATGCAATGTGGTGACCCGTATTGTCATACTGGATGTCCTTTAGGAAACTATATTCCTGCATGGTTAAAACAAACAGCAAATAAAAATTTAGATTTAGCATTTGCTTTATCTAATGAAACATCTCCTTTCCCTGAAATTTTAGGAAGAATCTGTCCTCAAGATGTTTTATGTGAAGGTGCCTGTTCTTTAAATACTGGACATGGAGCTATTTCAATAGGAGCTATTGAAACTCATATTAGTGAAAAAGCTTTTGAGAAAGGGATGGAACCAAAATATCCAGGAATAAATAGTGATAAAAAAGTTGCAATTATTGGTTCAGGACCAAGTGGTTTATCAGCAGCTACTTTTTTACTAAGACGAGGTATTCAAGTTGAGCTTTTTGAGAGATCTGATAGAGCAGGTGGACTTTTAACTTATGGAATTCCAGGATTTAAACTTGATAAAACTGTAGTTCAAAGAAGAGTTGAATGGTTAATAAAAGCTGGAATGAAATTACATTTAAATTGTGAAATAGGAAAAGATAAATCTGCAAAAGATTTAGAAGAAGAGTTTGATGCAATTTATCTTGGAATTGGTTCTACTTTAGGTAACTACACTGGTATTGATGGTGAAAAATCTTCAAATGTACATTTAGCAATGGAATTCTTAACAGCTGTTCAAAAAAGAAATTTTGGGAAGACAACTGAAAACTTTATTGATGTAAATGGGAAAGATGTAATTGTAATTGGTGGTGGTGATACTGCTATGGACTGTGTACGAACTTCTGTAAGAGAAGGTGCAAGAACAGTTAAGTGTCTTTACAGAAGAGATGAAGCAAATATGCCTGGTTCTAAAAAAGAAGTTGTAAATGCAAAAGAAGAGGGTGTAGAATATGTATTTAATGTTTCTCCTAAATCTTTTGTTGTGGAAGATGGGAATGCTGTTAAAATTGAATTATTAACTACTTCTATGAGTGAAGCAGATGGCTCAGGAAGACAAAAAGTTGTAATTAATGAAGGAAGTGAATATTTTGAAGAGGCTGATGTTATAATTTTAGCCTTAGGATTCAAGCCAGAAGTTCCAACATTCTTGAAAGATTTAAAAATAAAAACTAATTCATGGGGTGGAGTAGAAACAGATAACTATATCACTTCTAATAAAAAAGTTTATGCCGGTGGAGATTGTCAACGAGGAGCTCACTTAGCTGTAACTGCCTCACTTGATGGAAGAGAAGCTGCAAAAATAATTCTTTCTAAGCTTTTATAA